The DNA window TCCAGCGGATGGTCTCGGGCTTTCTCTCTCCCGGTATCGACAAGGCAGCCTATCCGGACGAGCTCGCCGAGTATCTACAGGGGATCGATTACAAGATCGACGCGAACGCCAAACTCGGCCACAGCGAGGATAAATCGGAGTTCATCGAGAACGCTCACGAGACGCTCGACCGTCGGTTCGAGGCCTTCTCTCACTACATCGAACAGGGGGACTGGGACCTCTTTTTCGGCGTCTTCATGACGACGGACCGGGTCAACCACTTTCTGTTCGAGGACTACGAACGTGACGGCGAGTACAAAGAGGAGTTCCTCGACTTTTACAGAAAACTGGATGACTACCTCGGCCAGCTCCGGGAGATGCTCGGTGACGACGTCACGATGGCTGTCGCCAGCGATCACGGCTTCACGACGCTGGACTACGAGGTCCATCTCAACGCCTGGCTCCAGCAGGAGGGGTGGCTTTCCTTCGAGAATGACGAGCACGACGAACTGGGTGATATCGACGACGATACCCGGGCATACTCGCTGATCCCGGGCCGGATCTACCTCAACCTCGAGGGACGGGAACCGCGCGGGAGCGTCCCGGAAGACGAGTACGAGGCAGTCCGGGGGGAGCTCAAAGCCGAACTCGAAGCCCTGGAAGGGCCCGATGGCAACCCGGTAGCCGAGCGCGTCGTCGAGAAGGAGGACGCGTTCCGGGGCGACCACGACGACATCGCACCCGATCTCGTCGTGATCCCGAACCATGGCTACGATCTGAAAGCGGGATTCAGGGGCCACGACGAGGTCTTCGGTACCGGACCACGAAATGGGATGCACACGTTCGAGAACGCGTCGCTGTTTATCGACCACCCCGAAGCCGAAATCAAGGATGCCGATCTGCTCGATATCACGCCGACGATTCTGGATCTGCTCGACATCGAGTACGACCGTCCGGAGTACGACGGTGCGAGTCTGGTGTAGCGGCGATTAGCCGTGTCTCAAGACGTGTCAGAGTTCGATATCGATCGTCGGTGGAACGTACAGTGCAATCGCGGGGACGCTCTGGTTCGCGTTCACGCTACTGATCATCGCCCTGCTACGAGTCGATCAGGGTCTGCCACTCGCCGTCGCTGTGACTGGGAGTTTCTTGAGTGGCCTCTCAATTGTCGTCTACTTTGTATACATCTACGACGGTTCGGACCGGACCTCAGAATAGATCGTTTAGCTCGTCGTTCTGGAACTGTGCTGCTGGATCGGCGTCGCTCTCGGCCTGTTGCTCGTTTGCTTCCCTGGCACGTTTCATGAACTCCTCCATTCGATCGGACCGCTCGACGCCCGAGAGCAACACCAGCGCCGCCAGCCGATCGGAATCGAGCGGGAAGTCTCCCCCGCGGACCTGCAAACTGCCGGTCTCGTCCTCGACCATCCGCCGCGCGCGCTCGACGCCCTTGCGTGGGATCGATTCTGGCCTCCCGGCGACGACCAGCAGCGCTGCGTCGGCCGTCCGTGCGTCGGGCAGGCTCGTCCCGGTAAACAGCGCCTGACGGGCCGTGCTCATCGCCGTGTTGATATTCTCTGCGCTGTCCTCGCTTGCCGTTGCGCTTGCGTACCCCAGTGCGGAGATCTCGCCCTCCCGGAACGTGTTGATCACTTCGCTGGAGTCGACGACGCTTTCCCCGACCCCCTCGATCGCCTCGCCCGAGGCCAACAGGAGCCCGACACGCTGTGCGATCGCCTGGTTGATCGCATCGAACGCGTCGCCCACGCTGTCGCCGGAGCTGTGCCACGCGTCGTTATCCACGAGTAGTGTCGAGTCCGCCTCGCGGACGAGCGTTTTGAGGGATCGACCGGCGTTGGCCTGATACATCGCCCCCTCGTCGCGACCGGGCAGGACGCCAAGTGCGTAAACAGGGATGTCGTAGACACGGGCAAGCTCACGGACCAGTACGGGCGCGCCGCCACTTCCCGTGCCGCCACCGAGTCCGGCGACGACGAAGATCCCCTCGGCCTCCGCGGTGATCCGTCCGTCGAGTTGGCCCATCACCTCGCCAGTGTCTTCCTGCATGATCTCTGCGCCGAGTTCGTTATCGCCGCCAACGCCGTGGCCGTTCACTCTCGCCTGTCCGATAAGGCAGGTATCGATCGAAAGCGACTGTAGATCGGCCTTCGCACTGTTGACCGCGAGCGCGCCACGGACCGCATCGAATCCCATTCGGTTATCGAACTCGGCCAGCGCCTGGGTCACCTTTCCCCCGGCCTGTCCGACTCCGATCAGTACGACCTTCATGACACCAGAGTATCACTGGACAGTGATCAACCTTCCCCCGGCGCTGGAGCACTCGCTCTCGAAACGCGCCCGAGCTGCCGCAGGTTTATATCATAGCGGGCGGCCAGAGGCCTCGTGACCGATCTCGATACCGTCGACGAGCGGCTTCGTGCCGTCGAGCGGGCGATTTCCGACGGCGACGCCGACAACGTCGCGCTGACCGATCCGGACGGCGAACTGACAGAGAGAATCGAGACCATCGAGGCGAATGTCGCCGAACTCGACGCCGCAGTTCAGGCGATCAGAGGCTACGTTGGCCATATTCGCTCGCTCGACGAATCCGTCGAGCAGGAGGCGGACTCGGCGCTTGCAGCCGTCGATGACCTTCGTGAGCGCGTCGACCGGCTGGAAGCCGACGGACCTACCGAGGACAGGTCGTCCGTCCCTTCCAGTGACCCGCCCTCCGGTGCCGCATCGTATCCTGGCCGAGAGCACGACCGACCGACTACTCCGCGGGGGCGCACATCGACCGATGGTGGCACCACAAGTCAGGAATACGAAGCGCGACGCACACCGCGGCGAGAGCCACACTCTCCTTCAACAACTGAGTGCCCCTGCTGTGGCTCCGCCCGACAGAGAGCACCGGCAAGAGAACAGGCGAAGGGATCAGGATCCGCCCGTGACCGCCCGGATCGCGGGGAGCGGCCGAGCACCGATACACCGCCGGTTGAGGGCGTCGACGAGGATGGGCTGGTCGACCGAATCCGGGGGAAGCTCTGAGAACAGATGAATCTCGGATCGGCCGCTTCGGGGGTACTCGACCGGTTTCGAGACGACGAGCGAGCCGAGCGACACGGCGGCTGTCAGTGTCGGCCATCGTTTGAGGGTGATCGACTCGTGCTCGACGCCACTGACTGTCCGGAGAACGGGCAGCTCGGCGAGAGCGGCGGCTGCCGGAGTGTGGCGATCGATGCGCTCACCGAGCGGGACGTCGAGACGGTCGTGGCTCGCGCCGATGGTCTCGACCGGATCTACGACGATCGTGCCGCTGCACTGCTGGTGGCTGCTGGCCGATTCGTCGAGCAGGTCGCTGTCCACGATGCCGAACTCGCCGATAGCGCGCGATCGGATCCGATCGACGCCTGTCGGTGCGCGACGGCGCGCACGCCGCCTGTCTCCCGAATTGCGGCCGAAACCGGACTCGAGAGCGTCGTCGAGTCCGTTGCAGGGTACGAGACGGCGCTTCGGCCGGCGCTTCGATCGACGGTCGCCCGTGCGCGCGTGTCGGCGCGACCACCAGCGAATACAGCACTCGTCGAAACGAGATCGCTCGGCACCGAAAGCACGGCCCGGATCTACCGCGACCGATCGACCGGCAGCCGGACGTACCAGCTGGAACCGGCGATCACCGAGTTATCCGCGGCCGGAAATCGTCAGCTTGCGGCAGCATACGACCGGCTGGCCTCGGGAGCGATCGAGGGGGGTGACAGAGCACCGGGCCGTGCGGTTCGGGCCGTCTGCGATAGCGACGACGACATCGCACTCCTCGCCCGGCTCCTCGCCAAACACACCCGCGAGTTCGGCGTGGTGACCGACCTACTATCCGATCCTGCGGTCTCGGACGTGTTCGTCACGACGCCAGTCGAATCGACGCCGGTGCGAGTGCTGTACGACGGTGACCGGCTGGCGACGAACGTCCGCCTCACCGAAGCGGGGGCTGCCGCCTTCGCCTCACGATTCCGCCGGTCGAGCGGCCGCGCCTTCTCTCGCGCCAGTCCGACGCTCGCGGCGACGACCTCCGCCGGAGAGTCGGCTGGAAGCGTCCGTGTTGCGGGTGTTACGGATCCCGTCAGCGACGGCACGGGCTTTGTCTTCCGGGATCACGGCGACGAGGCGCTGACGCTCCCCGCGCTCGTCGAGAACGGAACGCTCCCTGCGGACGCGGCCGCCCTGCTCTCGGTCGCCGTCCGACGCTCCAGTGCGGGACTCATTGCCGGAACTCGTGGGGCTGGCAAGACGACGACGCTCGGCGCGCTACTGTGGGAACTGCCCGCTGGCACTCGAACCGTGGTCATCGAAGACACCCCCGAGCTACCGGTCGAGCAGTTACAGGAGACCGGCCGGGACGTCCAGGCGCTCGAAACCGCGGTTGACGTCGAAGATGGGCCAGGAATATCGCCGAGCGAGGCGCTCAGAACCGCCCTGCGGCTCGGCGAGGGGGCACTCGTTCTGGGTGAAGTCCGTGGTGAGGAAGCCCGCGTCCTCTACGAGGCGATGCGGGTTGGCGCGAGCGGCAGCGCCGTCCTCGGAACGATCCACGGCGACGGCGGCCAGTCCGTCCGAGAGCGGGTCGTCTCCGATCTGGACGTCCCCGAGTCGTCGTTTGCCGTCACCGAGTTCGTCGTAACGCTCGAACCGTATCAGGGCCCGGACGGCCGGGCGCGACGAGTCCGATCGATCGAGGAACTCCTCGTCACCGACGAGGGGGTGACGTTCGCGCCACTGTACGAACTCAGTGGCGGTGAACTGGTTCCGAGCGGTCGGATCGGACGCGGGGAGAGTCGACTGGTCGACAGCCTCGCGCGATCCGACGAGTCCTACGCCGATGTCCGGGAGTTGCTCGACCACTGGCAACGTGTTTTCGATCGCCTCGCCGACAGCGGCCGGACGCGACCGCAGGCCGTCGCCGATGCCTACGCCCGACAGTCCCGATCACGTGAGGGAGCGTGATGCTGGCTCGACTTGTCGAGGGGCTCGCGCGGCTGTATCCGGCACCCGTCTCGACGAGCGAGGAGCTGCGGCGCTCGCTGTCGTTTCTTGACGAGCCGGTTGCACCTGAGGCTGTTGTCAGGGCGGGTTTTGGCGCTGCCCTGCTCCTCGCCTGTCTTCTGATGCCGGTCGGTATCGTGTTTACAGACGTGCCCGTGCCGGTGGTAGTGTTCGGTTCCGCCACGGTAGCGCTCGCCTGTACACACCTGATTCACAGCGGTCCGGAGCTACTGGCCTCGGCGCGACGGTCGCTCGCGCTCGGTGCCGCGCCGGGGATCGTGGGCCGCGCGGTGCTCCGGATGCGAATCACGCCAACCACGGAGTCCGCTGCGAGCTTCGCTGCGTCGACGGGCGATGGGCCGCTAGCCGAGAGCCTGGCCGAACACGTGCGGCGTGCGCGAGGGCAGCCCGATTCGGGATTCG is part of the Natranaeroarchaeum aerophilus genome and encodes:
- a CDS encoding tubulin/FtsZ family protein codes for the protein MKVVLIGVGQAGGKVTQALAEFDNRMGFDAVRGALAVNSAKADLQSLSIDTCLIGQARVNGHGVGGDNELGAEIMQEDTGEVMGQLDGRITAEAEGIFVVAGLGGGTGSGGAPVLVRELARVYDIPVYALGVLPGRDEGAMYQANAGRSLKTLVREADSTLLVDNDAWHSSGDSVGDAFDAINQAIAQRVGLLLASGEAIEGVGESVVDSSEVINTFREGEISALGYASATASEDSAENINTAMSTARQALFTGTSLPDARTADAALLVVAGRPESIPRKGVERARRMVEDETGSLQVRGGDFPLDSDRLAALVLLSGVERSDRMEEFMKRAREANEQQAESDADPAAQFQNDELNDLF
- a CDS encoding ATPase, T2SS/T4P/T4SS family; this encodes MNLGSAASGVLDRFRDDERAERHGGCQCRPSFEGDRLVLDATDCPENGQLGESGGCRSVAIDALTERDVETVVARADGLDRIYDDRAAALLVAAGRFVEQVAVHDAELADSARSDPIDACRCATARTPPVSRIAAETGLESVVESVAGYETALRPALRSTVARARVSARPPANTALVETRSLGTESTARIYRDRSTGSRTYQLEPAITELSAAGNRQLAAAYDRLASGAIEGGDRAPGRAVRAVCDSDDDIALLARLLAKHTREFGVVTDLLSDPAVSDVFVTTPVESTPVRVLYDGDRLATNVRLTEAGAAAFASRFRRSSGRAFSRASPTLAATTSAGESAGSVRVAGVTDPVSDGTGFVFRDHGDEALTLPALVENGTLPADAAALLSVAVRRSSAGLIAGTRGAGKTTTLGALLWELPAGTRTVVIEDTPELPVEQLQETGRDVQALETAVDVEDGPGISPSEALRTALRLGEGALVLGEVRGEEARVLYEAMRVGASGSAVLGTIHGDGGQSVRERVVSDLDVPESSFAVTEFVVTLEPYQGPDGRARRVRSIEELLVTDEGVTFAPLYELSGGELVPSGRIGRGESRLVDSLARSDESYADVRELLDHWQRVFDRLADSGRTRPQAVADAYARQSRSREGA
- a CDS encoding alkaline phosphatase family protein, yielding MGLFDRLRGDDVPRVAFFGIDGVPYSLLADRFDEFENLAAIAEDGGAGPIDSIVPPESSACWPSLTTGKNPGKTGVYGFQDREVGSYDTYVPMGRDVQTERVWDVAQDNDRTATVMNVPVTFPPQRNVQRMVSGFLSPGIDKAAYPDELAEYLQGIDYKIDANAKLGHSEDKSEFIENAHETLDRRFEAFSHYIEQGDWDLFFGVFMTTDRVNHFLFEDYERDGEYKEEFLDFYRKLDDYLGQLREMLGDDVTMAVASDHGFTTLDYEVHLNAWLQQEGWLSFENDEHDELGDIDDDTRAYSLIPGRIYLNLEGREPRGSVPEDEYEAVRGELKAELEALEGPDGNPVAERVVEKEDAFRGDHDDIAPDLVVIPNHGYDLKAGFRGHDEVFGTGPRNGMHTFENASLFIDHPEAEIKDADLLDITPTILDLLDIEYDRPEYDGASLV
- a CDS encoding DUF7310 family coiled-coil domain-containing protein, with amino-acid sequence MTDLDTVDERLRAVERAISDGDADNVALTDPDGELTERIETIEANVAELDAAVQAIRGYVGHIRSLDESVEQEADSALAAVDDLRERVDRLEADGPTEDRSSVPSSDPPSGAASYPGREHDRPTTPRGRTSTDGGTTSQEYEARRTPRREPHSPSTTECPCCGSARQRAPAREQAKGSGSARDRPDRGERPSTDTPPVEGVDEDGLVDRIRGKL